The Mangifera indica cultivar Alphonso chromosome 19, CATAS_Mindica_2.1, whole genome shotgun sequence nucleotide sequence AATCCAGTCTTTGAATTCTTCTTCAACTGTGGCTCACATTGCTGGTATAGGCTTGAAAGCCATCCCAACAATCTCACGGTTCTCGGGTCTTCGGACTGTTAACTTGTCAAACAATTTTATAGGTATGTCTTGGCATTTTGATAGTATTAAATCTAGTTTTAGTTGACACTTTTTTGTTCTAACAGAGTTGGTTGTTCTTCCGTCATTTGCAGTTCATATAACTGGAGGATCACTGCCAAAGGGCCTTAATACACTCAACCTGTCAAGAAATAAGATCACAACCATTGAAGGTCTCAGAGAATTGACCCGACTGCGAGTACTTGATCTCAGTTATAACCGCATTTCTCACATTGGACATGGtgcctttttcttcttgctttcaattatcttaattaaatttcCCTAACATGAAGACAATTCCTGTAATAAGTTGTATCTCTGGATTCTGATGGAATCAGGTTTGTCAAGCTGTACACTAATAAAGGAACTCTATCTTGCGGGAAACAAGATCAGTGATATTGAGGGTTTGCATAGGCTCTTGAAGCTGACTGTCTTAGACATGAGCTTCAACAAGATAACAACAACGAAAGCTCTTGGTCAGCTTGTGCCTAACTACCATTCATTGCTAGCTTTGAATCTGTTGGGTAATCCCATTCAGAGTAACGTCGGTGATGACCAGTTGCGCAAAGCAGTTTGTAGTCTACTTCCAAAGCTAGTGTATCTAAACAAGCAGCCCATCAAACCACAGCGAGCACGAGAGCTTCTCAATAATAGTGTTGCCAAAGCAGTCCTTGGGAGCAGCAGTCAGAGCACCAAAAGAAAAGCAGGGAAAAAACCAAGCCGAAGTGAAGCATTCCCCAGTGGTCAAAGGAGCAGTGCAACAGCCGGGcagaaaaataagagaaagtTAAAGAGCCAATCTCATGGCCACTTGCCCTTGAAGACACTATCATCTGCACATGCTTCATCATCCTCTGCACATCTTCTCGGCTAAAACTGCTGTGTGATTTCCGAAAATTAGAGTTTTTCTTTTGGGGGGATTGATTGCTCTCATATCCACCTGAAGACTATTGGTATGCCAAACGTAAAATATGCTTTCTTGTTGGAGTGGTTTTGGTTTTTCAATCAGAATTCCTTATGGTGTGGTTCATTTTAGCTATAATGTCAAAGTGCTGAATCTTCCTTGTACTTCACAgggaaatttaaattaaatgcttTCATTACCCTATCCTCATTAACAATAATCTGTCTCTCTAATTCACTCACAGCACTTAAATTCAGGAAACTTTTTGCCATCATTTTCAACAACAGTTCGAAAATAATCCGGGTTTTTAACCACACAGTCCCTGAAATCTTCAGGATATCTAATAACGACCTGTTATGATAAATTTAACTCAGAGGAGTCCCCTCTCTTCTTTTGAAACCATCAACAATTTTCCAACCTTATTAATTAAGACCTTGTTTATTTTCGTAGAGTCCTTGATCGACCTCACCTCTTCCACCAACTGCTCCGCAAATTCGATGAATCCAAGCCACATTATGTTGTCTTGATGAaagtaaaaagacaaaaaatgacAATCAAAACATCCGACCTGCCGGATTCGAACCAGCGACCTAAGGATGGCTTATAGGTTTTATCCCACTACAGTCCTCCGCTCTACCAACTGAGCTAAGGTCGGCTGATGTGCAAGcggttaaaattattataaataactgCTGCTActtattgaatgaaaattttaaataaaatttcttcgATAAATttagagaggaaaaaaagatgAGGCCATCGGTCGaaattttaccaaaaaataataaaatacaaaatggttatataatttatatctaaagtTACACCGGAAATGGATTAGAGAACTTTTCAATTGCTATTATGGCTGATGGTTTAATCCTTCCATATTAATTAAAGCGGgggaaaatattagttaaaCACTATGATCTCTGAAATGTTTATTATAAGGATTAGGGGTGAGCAGGTGTAAATACATAACTAAAAAGGCAAAAACTTGAGGCTTtgcttattcccacccaaggttttgtgtAAACAcgattcatatttattaattttcaaaaatttaaagactcatctatcaattaaattttgatgttattatcaaagataaaattatcaattaaaaattttatttacactcatattttaaaattattcttaaattttaaaatatttatttttaccttctaatcttatattttttagatttaaaaattgattttttttctcttcagcATAAGattttaaactcttatttttttcttatttagttGCCCCTTAACTTATTAAAACATTTCAGTTTCATctccaactttaaaaaattctcaTCTCTGACAACCATTTACTGTCTCTAGCCACAGACTTCATCtgagatgaaaacaaataaGTTTCATCCAAGATATTTGTCTTTGAAAAAATGATCGGAAAGAGAAAACTAATACTCATAGACAACACCTGATCACCAGAGACGAGATCTAAAAACTGAGGAAAAGAGATAGAGTGACACGGCATTGGTTCCTTGAATTTGAGAATTGGAACATACTCTGCATAAGCCGAAACTGAACAGAGACCGAACCTGTACTATCAAGTGCCCTGTGGTCCGGATCTATCCTATGTTTTTCTCACCCTCAATAAtgacacctttatttataaattagcAGGGTTAAACCATCTTCGTACAAGTCTGCATTTCCAGCTAACTGTACCATATGGTGGGTGAGACGTTATTTCCACAGAGACTACATTAATTTCCACGAGTACGTACCCAACCTGGTCGATCACATCACATGTATGCAAATTTTTGTATCCATTGATGTCAGATTGCCAGCTTAAAACAGTAAAAGCTGGAGAAGTTTCGAGTACACTTTGGCAAAGGTAAGTTTATTGAAAAAATGTCTTGCGAAAAGCAAGAATATGAcagaaattgaataaaaaaaaattcttcatacGAATGTACTGACCTGATTTTTTACATACTACAGCAAATAATTCTTATTCTGTAATCATTTTCAAAATCCTAAATCATGGTATTGTATAAATATAAGGAGACATGACatgaaagataaattttgaatctAATTGTAtactttttctctcactttcattGACCTGAATTTTGAGTAATTACATGGTCCTATGTATGCCTTGCGGCTCCATAGAAGGTGTGGTTGGTTCCACCATGGTTCATATTTGTTTGGCTCTCCTCTGTGTTCTgatttcttcctttcctttccaaaTTAATGGTCTCTCCTATTGTATGGTGAGGCTTTATCGTAATTGAACGATGTCTactaaatgaatataaataccATGATCTGACTTCTTGAGCTTCCCCGTAAAACTCAGAATCAGCTAGCTTGTTTCTTAAAGAATGGTTTCTGGCAGATAAGAAGTCTCTCATCACTGTTACTCTCGATTTCTATGACACGTGCATCCCACTTCAGCTTAGTTGTTAGAGCTCTTGCTGACTCAACAAGATGAGTTTCATCACGAATTATCACCCAACCCTGCAGGAAATATCATCATCAGCAAAGGAAGCATGATTGGCACAGACAAACCATCGTAACACGATAGACCTGTGTTATTGCTATGAAAGATAGACTATATTGGTTCCTGACAAAACTATCCTAAATAATTTAGAGAGTACAAGACCATTAAACGTACCAAAAATTCcaacaagaaaatatttaaaaaagacaTTGGTAGTTGGCAACATAAACCTAGGCAGCAAATATTTCCTTAGATAAATCTGTTTACACACAGAAACATAAAGTGAGCATACCAATTATTTTAATCTCACCAGCAAACTGACATGCAAATAgtagaattataatttaaatagagTAATTCAATGTGGacgtatatttatataatatgtagtCTTTCTGACTCTCTCACCATATTCCATTATATAGCATATGTTTGTCACCTTTACCATaacacttttttaaatttcaagaaGAGGGAGAAAATTGGACAATCTGAAGATCAAGAAAATAGAGACCATTTGGTTTGGGTACCTCCGGACGAAGTATACGATCCATCTCAGTGAATATATCAAGCATGGAGCAACTATGCTGATCTGCTTCAAGGGATAGAAGTCCCGCTGCATGCACCAAATCGTAAGTTCTTGGGTATGTTGGGAATGCTTCACACCTGAAAGGAGTAAAAATCAGAACATGCATTTCAAAGTTCAGCCCACATTTATTATTTCACAACTCAAATATTCCCCAATTTGAAAAtacttttaatgtttatttttatggcTTATTTCGGAGTGAATGCTCATCCCTTCAAATCATGCAAAACAGTATCATGGATCAATTTCCTATGTAGATTCTCCGGTCCAAAAAGTTTGACACTTTATCATTGCTAACCATAATTTATAATAGAGAAATAGCACCATATACAATGAGTCTTTGATTAAAGGTTCAGAATAAACCATAGTACAGTTAGGATATACTAAAGTTCATTCAAAGGAAAAATTAGAGCGGTCAAGAAAATTGATTTACCAATTATGCAATACGCCAACAAAGCCTCTGTCAAGAATCATCGGGAGATAGTTGGTTGCAATAGTTGGGACCACATTTATGACCCAAACTGATTTCCCTTTTTCCAGTAATGCAGAATTAAAGCCACCAAAATGAGCATTCATGTCCATCACATTCCTAACCATGTTATAAGGTGGAGAAGGATCTTCATCGCCGGGTCTCTTAGGATGATCTGAAAATATTAATGGGGACAGAAGAGACCAATAGTTACTAACTGCTGATTTCCAATGTTCAGTATCCTCACTGAATTCTTCTTCATCTACACCTGATAAAATAGTTGAAAAAAAACAGACTAGAGTTAAGTGACACAAACTAAATATGATTGGCCGACAATTTTTATACCATAAAACATTTTTCTCTATCATGCTATATAACCATTTAAGATATAAGAATTACCATATATGGCAAGGTCTCTCTTGTTTAAGTTAGCTCTGGACGGCCAATTTGTCCTCTCTTCAATAGGAATCCATCGGCGGCCGTGTGTTCCACTGATACAGCCTCTAAGAGGTAGGTAATATGGAGATTCAACATCATGGACTTTGCTGCAGATAGAAGGGCCAGAACCAGGCTTCCTAGACATATAACCAGTTGGTACCAAATTAGGACCACCTAATACTCTTAGGTACTGAAGGAACAACATGCATttgatatctatgtgtgtgtcTGAGTGTCTGTGCTAGAGTCAGCATAATTTTATTCCGAAGGTTGTATAACTAGGGAaagtcaataaaatataatgatttttgcCTCACCGAGAACTATAACAACTTGCTTTACTAGTCTTTTTCCATACAACAGTTTCGTCTTGCTGTGACAACTGCTCCCAACAGAGATTTTCTGCAAAATCACGAACAAAGTTCCATCTTTTCTGATTCTCCTTGTTACGGAGAAAACGCTGTGGATTGGTAAGAGGTGAAGTCCAGACAAAATATCCACCTGGCTTCAAAACTCTGTCAGCTTCAATTAAGAGAATACCATCTGTTCCACATAGCATGAGTAAATAAAGATTAACTCAATTCTGGTATCCAAACAAGCAGGATTAAAGAGCAAAGCATCAACTAAAGATTAATATCCTGCAGCagattataataatttctttgtttCAATTTGTGGTTAAGGACAGAAGTGATACAGTAGATCACATAATTTTTATCACTTCAACTCTCCTTTTGTGCAAGGGCGATAGAAGGTTAAGTTTTTCATCCTTTTACAGCAAATTCTGCAgtaaaataatgtaaaagaaCAGGATCATACATCATGTTTTGGTCCACCATACAATTTTAAGTTGCAGGAAAAAACTTCAAAACAAGATTCACACTGGGTGCTGCTGCTTGGATGCGTGAATTATTATTTGCAAAAGAATAAAATTGGAGTTGATGTACATATTAAGCATGAAGTTGAAGATGATATCAAGCTTCCACAAATATTTGACATTTACCTTTTTGGTCCCAATCAATGCCACAACGAGCACAATGCAACATGTCAAAGGAAAAAGACGGAAATGGCAACTGTTTTGAAGTGAAAGCCCCAATCATTGCAGGAAGTCCTCTTTCAAGAGTTAGTTGAACTTGACTGCCTGAGGCCTCATAATTTGCAATGCACATGGTTAGGAGCTGTTGGGAAGAAAGATGTGCTCCAAAGCTGCCATAACCACATCCTATATCCAAGATGGTTCTAACCtgcaaattttaatattttctcattatataCGAGAGAGTAATTGATGTCCGCATGTTACAAGTATGGCTGATGCAAGATATTGATGCAGTGGTATACtagttttgacataattatGATATGACTGGAAATATCAGGGATCTATAACACATTATACAGTGAACATTAAAGAAACGAACAAATTTTTAATGGTATCAAGAG carries:
- the LOC123203345 gene encoding probable pectin methyltransferase QUA2 isoform X2, translated to MSRPTHRASPGIRISRNGHGYGLWDSENKDRKEKEDLEKSHSSDQIYVAQSTGIPRSRHNFMMLFLKLSIVVIVIFALTGSFWWAISISTSSRSQLSHNFRKLQEQLVSDLWEIGEISVGSPRSREVEFCTQDAENYVPCFNVSQNLAEGNELDRHCEGGSRQNCLVLPPVNYRIPLRWPTGRDVIWVANVKITAQEVLSSGSMTKRMMMLDEEQISFRSASLLFDGVEDYSHQIAEMIGLRNESNFRQAGVRTILDIGCGYGSFGAHLSSQQLLTMCIANYEASGSQVQLTLERGLPAMIGAFTSKQLPFPSFSFDMLHCARCGIDWDQKDGILLIEADRVLKPGGYFVWTSPLTNPQRFLRNKENQKRWNFVRDFAENLCWEQLSQQDETVVWKKTSKASCYSSRKPGSGPSICSKVHDVESPYYLPLRGCISGTHGRRWIPIEERTNWPSRANLNKRDLAIYGVDEEEFSEDTEHWKSAVSNYWSLLSPLIFSDHPKRPGDEDPSPPYNMVRNVMDMNAHFGGFNSALLEKGKSVWVINVVPTIATNYLPMILDRGFVGVLHNWCEAFPTYPRTYDLVHAAGLLSLEADQHSCSMLDIFTEMDRILRPEGWVIIRDETHLVESARALTTKLKWDARVIEIESNSDERLLICQKPFFKKQAS
- the LOC123203345 gene encoding probable pectin methyltransferase QUA2 isoform X1; this translates as MSRPTHRASPGIRISRNGHGYGLWDSENKDRKEKEDLEKSHSSDQIYVAQRFPFWFLSHDNNNSPSKYGVSENGFASDPFSTGIPRSRHNFMMLFLKLSIVVIVIFALTGSFWWAISISTSSRSQLSHNFRKLQEQLVSDLWEIGEISVGSPRSREVEFCTQDAENYVPCFNVSQNLAEGNELDRHCEGGSRQNCLVLPPVNYRIPLRWPTGRDVIWVANVKITAQEVLSSGSMTKRMMMLDEEQISFRSASLLFDGVEDYSHQIAEMIGLRNESNFRQAGVRTILDIGCGYGSFGAHLSSQQLLTMCIANYEASGSQVQLTLERGLPAMIGAFTSKQLPFPSFSFDMLHCARCGIDWDQKDGILLIEADRVLKPGGYFVWTSPLTNPQRFLRNKENQKRWNFVRDFAENLCWEQLSQQDETVVWKKTSKASCYSSRKPGSGPSICSKVHDVESPYYLPLRGCISGTHGRRWIPIEERTNWPSRANLNKRDLAIYGVDEEEFSEDTEHWKSAVSNYWSLLSPLIFSDHPKRPGDEDPSPPYNMVRNVMDMNAHFGGFNSALLEKGKSVWVINVVPTIATNYLPMILDRGFVGVLHNWCEAFPTYPRTYDLVHAAGLLSLEADQHSCSMLDIFTEMDRILRPEGWVIIRDETHLVESARALTTKLKWDARVIEIESNSDERLLICQKPFFKKQAS
- the LOC123203345 gene encoding probable pectin methyltransferase QUA2 isoform X3 — protein: MSRPTHRASPGIRISRNGHGYGLWDSENKDRKEKEDLEKSHSSDQIYVAQRFPFWFLSHDNNNSPSKYGVSENGFASDPFSTGIPRSRHNFMMLFLKLSIVVIVIFALTGSFWWAISISTSSRSQLSHNFRKLQEQLVSDLWEIGEISVGSPRSREVEFCTQDAENYVPCFNVSQNLAEGNELDRHCEGGSRQNCLVLPPVNYRIPLRWPTGRDVIWVANVKITAQEVLSSGSMTKRMMMLDEEQISFRSASLLFDGVEDYSHQIAEMIGLRNESNFRQAGVRTILDIGCGYGSFGAHLSSQQLLTMCIANYEASGSQVQLTLERGLPAMIGAFTSKQLPFPSFSFDMLHCARCGIDWDQKDGILLIEADRVLKPGGYFVWTSPLTNPQRFLRNKENQKRWNFVRDFAENLCWEQLSQQDETVVWKKTSKASCYSSRKPGSGPSICSKVHDVESPYYLPLRGCISGTHGRRWIPIEERTNWPSRANLNKRDLAIYGVDEEEFSEDTEHWKSAVSNYWSLLSPLIFSDHPKRPGDEDPSPPYNMVRNVMDMNAHFGGFNSALLEKGKSVWVINVVPTIATNYLPMILDRGFVGVLHNWCEAFPTYPRTYDLVHAAGLLSLEADQHSCSMLDIFTEMDRILRPEVPKPNGLGDNS